GCCGGCCGCCGAGGCGGCCGACGCGGCCGACGCGGCCGACGCGGAATCCTGGCCCGGAACCTCCGTCCGGTCCTCGGGGACGGCGACGGTGTCGCCGGGAGCGCCCGGGCTCGGGGGTACCAGTTCCCCGAGCAGGTCGCCACGCTCCCCGGGGTTCACGACCTCGGCATTCATGTGACCGCTGGGCTCGGTAGGCGCCATGTGGTCGGTGTGCTCCATCTGGTCCTGATCAGTGGCGGCCGTCACCGGTCACCTCTCCTTCTGCAGTACGGACAGGGCGGCGATGAGTTCGGCCTGGGGCGCGGGCTGGACGTCGAGGGACTCCAGCGCGGCGAGGCGCCGCTCGCGTTCGGCGTTCATGACACGGTCCACGTACTCGGTCAGCAGGCGCCCCGCGCGCTCCCGCAACCGCAGCGCGCCCTGGGCGCCCATCCGGGAGGCGAGCCCCTCGCTCGCGTTGCGCGCCCGGCGCCCGCCCAGCAGGGCGGTGGCGACGACGGCGGCGACGATCTCGGGGTCGGGTGCGGAGGTACGCTCCAGCACCCGCACCTCGTCCTCGGCGTACTCCTCCATCTCGCGCCGCCAGCGCCGTACGGCGAGGCCGATGCGGTGCTCGGCGGTCTCCAGGGAGAGGCCTCGGGCGGCGAGGCCCGGGGCACCGGCCGCGGGCTCGTGGCGCCAGGCCTCGTCGATGCGCTCGTCCGCTGCGGTGACGGAGCACAGCAACAGGGCGCCCAGACTCTCCACGAGCGCGTCTAGCAGTTCCCCGGGGGTGCAGTCCAGCGGGAAGGCCCGCCAGCGCTTGAGCGCGTCACCGGCGAGGACCGCACCGGACTCCAGGCGGCCGCGCACGCGCGCGTGCTCGGTGTCGTAGGCGGCGTCCACGGCGGAGGTGAGCCGGAGGGCGGCCGCGTACTGGGCGGCGGCGGCGCTGGCCAGCTCGGGCATGCGCGACTGGAGCGAGTCGAGGAGGCCATAGGCGGTACGGGCCATGACCTGCTGTCGGGCGGCGGCGTCCTGGGCGTGGTGGACGAGCCAGTTCTTCAGGGACGCGACGGCGGTGGCGGGCAGCAGTCCGGCGCCCCACGCGGACTCGGGCAGCTCGGGCACCGTGAAGCGGGGTACGTCACCGAGCCCGGCCTTGGTGAGCAGGGCGCCGTACTGCCGGGAGACCTCGGCGACGACCTGGTGGGGCACCCGGTCCAGCACGGTGACGAGGGTGGCGTCGTACTCCTTGGCGGTGCGCAGCAGGTGCCAGGGGACGGCGTCGGCGTAGCGGGTGGCCGTGGTGACCATGATCCAGATGTCGGCGGCGCAGATCAGCTCGGCGGCGAGGACGCGGTTGTCGGCGATCAGCGAGTCGATGTCGGGCGCGTCGAGGAGGGCGAGCCCGCGCGGGAGGGTCTCGGCGGTCTCGATGCGCAGCACGCGCATGGGCTCCGCGCGGGCGGGCAGCAGGAGATCGTCGGCGGGGTCCTGCTGGGCCGACCACACCCGCGTCAGCTCGGGGAGCACGCGCATGGCGCTGAACCAGTGGTGGTCCTCCGGATGACAGACGAGGACCGGTGTCCGGGTCGTGGGCCGCAGCACGCCCGCCTCACTCACCCGTCGCCCGACGAGTGAGTTGACCAGCGTCGACTTGCCCGCGCCGGTGGATCCCCCGACGACCGCCAGCAGCGGCGCCTCGGGCTCTCGCAGGCGGGGTACGAGATAGTCGTCGAGCTGCGCGAGGAGTTCGTCGCGGTTGGCACGCGCGCGTGCGGCCCCGGGCAGGGGCAGCGGAAAGCGTGTGGCGGCGACACGATCGCGCAGAGCGGAAAGTGTGTCGAGCAGCTGAGGCCGTACGTCCAAGGTCACCACATGCGAAGAATGCCCAATTTTAGGGGAATTCTGAAGCATATAGACATGTCTGCGCGCCGGGAGGACGGAACGGACGGAAGGAACCATTGGGACATGGGCGCAGTCCAGGCATAACGAGTGCACAACACCCGGGGCGTCGGACGCCAAAAGCGATGCACGAATCGCACCTGCCTGCGATTATCAGGACCGCTTCACCGAACCTCCACATCGAGCCACGGAGGCGAAGCAACAGGGTCAAGGAACCGGGAGCCCTATCCTTGTCCCCGGGCCACGTCATGGATCAGCCCGACCAGGGCATCCGCACGAGGCCACCACACCTGGCCCCCGTAGCTCAGTGGATAGAGCAGGCGCCTTCTAAGCGCTTGGCCGCAGGTTCGAGTCCTGCCGGGGGCGCTCTGTCTTGTCTCCGCCCTCCTTCGGGAGGGCGTTCTTGTCTCCGCCTCCCTCCGGGAGGTCGTTTCGCCGCCCAGGGCAGACTTGTCCCCGTCCGTGAGGTGACAGGTACTCGGCAGGAGAGACGACGTGCGACTTCGCTGTGCGGTGCTGGACGACTTCCAGGGCGTGGCCACCGAGTTGGCCGACTGGTCGGCGCTCGAGGGTGAGGTGGAGGTCTTCTCGCTGCGGGAGCACCTGGACGGCGAGGACGCCCTCACCGCGGCTCTCGCCGACTGCGACATCGTCGTCACGCTGCGCGAACGCGTCGCCTTCCCCGGCTCCCTGTTCGCCCGCCTGCCCCGGCTGAAGCTGCTCATCGCCTCCGGCATGCGCAACACCGTCATCGACTACGCAGCCGCGCAGGCCCACGGCGTCACCGTGTGCGGTACGCAGAGCTCGGGCATCCCGCCCGCCGAGCTGACCTGGGCGCTACTGCTCGGCCTCGCCCGCGGGATCGTCGAGGAGAGCACCGCGCTGCGCACGAACGGCCCCTGGCAGTCCACTGTCGGCGCCGACCTGCACGGCGCCCGGCTCGGAGTGCTCGGCCTCGGCAGGATCGGCGGCCAGGTGGCCCGGGTCGGGCTCGCCTTCGGCATGCGGGTCAGTGCGTGGAGCCCGCGCCTGACCAAGGAGCGCGCCGCGGAACACGGCGTGGAACTTGCCGTGTCCAAGGAGGAATTGCTCACCGACAGCGACTTCGTCACCGTCCAGGTGCCCGGCGGTGACGGCACCCGCGGCCTCATCGGCGCCGCCGAGCTGGCTCTGATGAAGCCGACCGCCTACCTGATCAACACCGCCCGGGCGTCGGTCGTCGACCAGGACGCGCTGCTGGCCGCGCTGCACGCGGGCCGGATCGCGGGCGCCGGCGTGGACGTCTTCGACATCGAGCCGCTGCCCGTCGGCCACCCGATGCGCACCGCCCCGCGCCTGCTCGCCACGCCCCACCTCGGCTACGTCTCGCACGCCAACTACACGACGTACTACCGCCAGGCGGTGGAGAACATCCAGGCCTACCTGGCCGGGTCCCCGATACGGCTTCTGCCCTGAGCCCCCGCGCAGCCCGCCGTCCGGCTGCCACCGGGTTCTGCGGGCGGCTGCGGTGGACATGGCCGGCACCACAGGAAGCTGTTGCCCATTCGCGTATGAATTTCCCACCAATCCGACACGGCCATCACAGCCGACGGCATCGGGTGCTCGCCCACCCGACGTGATCTACTGCCGCCTGATCGTTGTCCATGAATGCGCAGGTCATTCGGCCGGGAAGCGGTGACGCGGAGGAGGTCCGGGGCATGAGGACGACGAGCCGGGTCGCGGCGCTGATGATGGCCGGAATGGTGGCATTGACGTGTCATGGAAATGCCGCCGCGCCCCACGGCAGGGGAGCGATGAGAGCTATCGGATCGTCCAGGACGGCCTCACTCCGTCCGGCGCACAGCCGGGGACCGCATTGGCCGCCACCGTGCAGTTGCACGCGTCCGCATGCATCACGGTCAAAACACCTGGACTACCCCGGCGTGGCCGAGAACGCTCGGATCTGCCCCGACGGCTTCACTTTCACCACCCGGCCCCGCAGCTTCCGTGCGGGCACGTACACCCCGCACGTACACCCGGTACGCCTATTACGAGGACGAGTCCGGTAAGCACCCGCTCGGGCAAACCAAGCTCCTGGTGATATCCCCGAGCCGGAACGGGAATCCCTCCTCAGTAAGAAACTCGCCTGGTCGGAGGACTTCGATTCACCCTTCACACGGTGTGACCGCTGGACCCGCAATGCCAGCTCAGCCTATGAATACGGAACCCACAACCCGTGGTGCCACAAGCTGGACTGGGTGAATCCCGACAACGTGCGGGGCACCCACGGCACGGCGACGTTCACCGCCCGGCCCGGCCCGCACACCTTGGAGAACGGTCTGCAGGCCTTGGAGACCGGGCTGATCACCACGGAGGGGTCCCGGGAGGATTCCGTCTGCGGCCCGGCGACTACCCGAAGGTGCAGGTGAAGCTGCCCGCCTCGGTGGGAGCCTGGCCGGCGGTGTGGACCTGAGTCGACGGCGGCCACGAGGTCGACGTATTCGAATACCATCCCGACGCCCCGGACCTGCTGGAAATGGTGAACCACGTCCGGAATTCCGCCAATTACGACGTCATCAGTCCCCCGGGCAGCGAGGGACGTGTATCGGTGTGCGGCTGGGCACCGATTCCGTCGACTGGTATGTCAACGGCGTCCTTGTCTACGAGGACGGACGCGGAGTGGTCCCGGACTGGTCGGCTTATCCGAACGTCAATCTCTCGATCTCCTCGGGTGACCCCCCACCCCGCCCCGAGTACCGAGGATCCGATCACCTTCAGTGCCGAGTACGTGCACGTCTTCCGGTGAGTCCGGTCATCTGACCGCTGTCCGGCGGCGGTGCGCCGTTCGAGGCGTCGGCTGCGGCCGACGGGGTGAGCCGGGGTCCGGGACACGCGATGGCCGACCGCACAGTTCCGACGCGGTTGACGAATTCTCGGATAAATACAGATGCCGACAGAGGTGCTCGTCTCCGGAAAGCCGGCCGAACCGACCGAGCCACCGTTCTCGAATCCCTCCGCTCGGCCGGCGAGGAGCTGAGTGCTGGTGAGCACGACGTCCACAGCCCCGTCACCGTGGGCCGCCCGGCCGCCTGGGCGGCCATGCACCACTCGGTCACCGAAGTCCGGCCGTGCAGCCGCGGACTGCGCGAGGTGAGCATGCGAGAGCTGCTCACGGCCCGCGCCCGGGAGGTGGAACGCGGTCTCGCCGGGCTCACCTTCGACAACGGCTACGCCCACAGCGTCGGCAACCGGTACGCCTGCGCCATCGCCCCCTACCCCGGTATCGCCGGCGATCCGGCGCTGCCGCACATTGACGTCGGCCGGTCCGGCGCCGCAGTGCATCTGGAACCGAAACGACGGCCGGCCCGCGTCTGGGGCCGCGCATTGGAGAAGACCGCATGAGAGTGCTGCACATCATCACCGGTCTCAGCGCCGGAGGCGCCGAGCAGCAGCTGCGCCAGCTTCTGCGTCATCTGCCGACAGAGGTCGAGTGCGACGTGGTCGCCCTGACCAGCCCCGGAGCGGTGGCCGACGGGCTGCGGGCCGACGGCGTGCGCGTCCGCCACCTCGGCATGGGCGGCAGCCGCGACCTCGGTGCCCTGCCCCGTCTGACCAAACTGATCCGCACCGGCGGCTACGATGTTGTGCACACCCATCTGTACCGGGCGTGCCTGTACGGGCGGATCGCCGCGCGTCTGGCGGGGGTGCGGGCCGTGGTGGCCAGCGAGCACTCGTTGCTGGAGGACTCGGTGGAGGGCCGACGCGCGACCCGGGGCGTGCGCGCCCTGTACCTGCTCGGCGAACGCCTGGGCCGCGTCACGGTAGCCGTCTCGCCGACGGTCGCCGGGACGCTGCAACGCTGGGGGGTGCCGGGCTCACGCATCCGCGTTATCCCGGTCGGCTTCGATCCGGACCTGTTCCGCTTCGACGAGGTGCGGCGCAAGCGGGCTCGGATGCACTACGGGCTGCCGGAGGACGCGTTCGTGGTCGGCGCCGTCGGCCGTCAGATTTCCGGCAAGCGCTTCGACGTGCTCGTGCAGGCGTTGCCGCACCTGCCCGCCGAGACGCGGCTGCTGCTGGTCGGCGACGGGCCCGAGCACACGGCGCTGGGACGCATCGCCCAGGAGCTAGGGGTCGCCGGCCAAGTGGTGATGACAGGCGAGCGCCCGTATCTGCCGGACTCCCGGGACGGCGCGCCCGGCATCCCCGACCTGATGTTCGCCATGGACGTGCTCGCTGGGCCGTCGTTGGTGGAGACCTACGGCATGGCCGCGATGGAGGCACTCGCGACCGGGCTCCCCGTGCTCTACACGACCGCCCCGGCCCTCTCGGGCCTGCCCCCGGGCTCGGTGCCGAGCGCCCTGCGTGTCACGGGCGGTGCCGAGGAGTACGCGCGGGAGTTGCTGCGGCTGCACGCGGCGGGTCCCGGCGAGCGGACCGTTCCGGAGGTGGTACGGCACAACAGCATCCAGAACATCGCCCGGCAGACGTCGCGTCTGTACACAGAAGTCCTTTCCGACTCGACCCGGAAGTGAGCCCCTGATGACCGACACCGCCCCACGATCTGCGGGGCTGCCCCGTCGGGTACTCGCCCGCGTCAAGCGGTTGCCCGTGCAGCTGTTGCTGCCGGCCGGCGCACTGCTCGGCGCCGTGGCCGGAGGCGTGTATGGCACAGTGCAGACACCGCAGTACACGGCCACCAGCGACGTCGTGGCCGTACCGGACAAACACGGGTTCGTCGACTCCCATGCGGCGCTGGGCTTCGCGCAGGCGTACGGACGCCTGGCCACGCAGCTCGCGGTGCTCGGGGACGCGCAGACGCGGGCGGGTGTTCCGGTCGCGACACTGCGCAGGAGCGTGCAGTCCGCGACCTCGCCAGACGCGCCGATGGTCTCCATCTCGGCGACCTCCCGTCACGCCGACCTTGCCGCCGACATCGCTAACGCGGTGGCCGGCTCGCTGACCCGGTACGCCGACCGCTCCCTTCGGAACACCGGTGTCCGGCTCGTGCGTTTCTCCCCGGCCCTGAAGTCCACCCAGCCGTCGTCGGCGTCCCGCGGGCTGACCGCGCTCGTGGGTGCCGGCACCGGCGGCCTGCTGGGCGGCCTGGCGCTGCTGGTCCGGCCGCGGCGGATCACGGGGTACGACGCTGCGGCCGGGGCGTCGGTGCCGGCTCCGGCCCACTCCGGCAACGTCCAGGAGCAGCTGGGATAAGCGTGTCCGGCGGCCCGCTGTCGGTGCAGGTGTGCACCGACGAGCGCGCGTTCGCCGGGCAGGGCGAGCAGACCGGCTCCCGGTCGACCACATCTGTGTGAACCGACGTCAGCATCAAGGGCCGTCCGGGCGTGGGCCGGGACGGCCCTTCGGCTGTGTCCGGGAGCGACAGTGGCCGCGATGCGTCGTACGGGTGTTCCTGCCCCGGCGACGGAATGGGCCGCGGTATGTCGCAGCCGATCCGCGGTGTCGGCCACTCCTACATTTCTGATGTAACTGTCACATTATTTGCTTCTAATTCGGGAGGAGTACTGTCTTGGTAGGAGTAGCTCAGGCGCTGAGCGATACCGAGAGCTCGGTGGCAGTGTCACCGCCTCCGCTCACCGGCGAGACACGCGCCGACCCTGCGGACGCCCGCATCAAGCGCATGCTCGATGTGGTGCTCTCCGCTCTTCTGCTGATCGCCTTTCTTCCTCTGATGGCGCTCATCGGTGTCGCGGTGGCTGTCAGCAGTGCGGGACCCGTGATCTACCGGCAGGCTCGGGACGGGATGGGGCAACGATCGTTCACCATGCTGAAGTTCCGCACCATGCATCACAATTCGACCGTTGATGTGGCAGCGCTGCTGCTGGCCGACGGCAGCGAGATGTCCATCTGCACCAAACCACGGCACGATCCGCGCATCACGCCGGTCGGTCGTTTCCTGCGCAAAACCTCGCTGGACGAACTCCCTCAGCTGATCAACGTGCTGCGGGGCGACATGTCGCTGGTGGGACCGCGCCCCAACGTGCGCCCCGAGAATCAGCTGCTGCGCCCGGAGCAACGGGCCAGGCGACTGTCCGTCAAGCCGGGCATGACTGGGCTGTGGCAGGTGTCGGGTCGCTCGAGCACCACGGCGGACGAGGCGATCCGGCTCGACCTGCGGTACGTCGCCCAGTGGAGCCTGCACTTGGACCTGCTGATCCTCCTGCGCACGCTGCCCGCCGTTCTGAGAACGAGCAATGCACGGTGATCCGGGCCGCGCGGCAAAGGACGGCGGGCGGCCCACCGTCCTGCATGTCGCGGAGGCATGGGGCGGCGGGGTACAGACAGCGGTCCGCGACTATGTGCGATCCGTTCCGGAGGTGCGGCACCTGCTGCTGATGTCCGAGCGCGCCGACTGCCAGGTCGCCGACACGGATGCACTCTTCGACGGCGTCTGGCGGATGCCGCCCGGCCACGTCGCGCGTGTCCGCGAAGTGGGCCGGCTGTTCCGTGAGCTGCGGCCGGACGTGGTCCACGCCCATTCCTCCCTGGCGGGAGGTTATGTGCGCCTCGCCCCCGCCGTGCCGACGGACCGCATCGTCTACACCCCGCACTGCTACGCGATGGAGCGCGGCGACCTCGCGCGGTACGCGGCGGCAGCGGTGCAGACGGTCGAGCGTGTGCTGTCCCGGCGTACGGGCACCGTGGCGGGTGTCAGCCCCCGTGAGGTCGAACTCGCCCGCTCGCTGCGCAAGCGACAGCGAGCCATCCACGTACCCAACCTGGTGCCCTGCCAGGAAACCGCGACAGCCCTCCCGTCGAAGCCGGGGACGGAACCCGAAGTCCGCACCGGTGACACCGGTCTGCCGCCGCGAACCGTTGCCGCCGTCGGCAGGCTGTGCCCGCAGAAGGACCCCGCCTTCTTCGCCGAGGCGGCGGCCGAAGGGCGGCGGCTGATGCCTTCGAGCAACTGGTTCTGGCTCGGCGGCGGCGAATCCGTACACCGTGAGCGACTGGAGCAGGCCGGCGTGACGGTCACCGGCTGGCTGGACCACCTCTCCCTGCAGCGCCTGCTCGCTCAGGCGAACGTGTACGCACACACCGCGCTCTGGGAAGGCGCGCCGATGACGCTGCTGGAGGCGGTGGGGCTGGGGCGGCCGGTGGTGGCGCGGCGCATCCCGGCCCTGGAGTCTCTGGGCCTGACCGGTCTGGTCGACACGCCGCTGGATCTGGCCGCGGCGGCCGTCGCCGTGCTGACGCATGGCCCCGGCGAGAAGACCGGCGCGAGGCTGGACCAGTTGTTCGCCGAGCACACCCCGGAGCGGCAGCGCATGATGTTGCGGTACGCGTACGGCCAGTGACGGTTGCCGACTGCGCACCGGACGGCGATACAGCATCACGCAGAAGAGCGCCGGACTCCCCCCGCGGTCGTGGGAGGGTCCGGCGCTTTTCATGAATGTGCGGCGAAGCCGGTCAGAGGGCCTTGCTGTTGCAGCCCATGGTCGAGCCGAGGTTGTTGGGCTGCGCGCCCGGGGAGCCCTCGCCGTTCAGCAGGTTGCCCGCGAGGCCGTTGAGGGCGCCGACGCTGCCGAGCACATTGATGTTCATGTCGTGCGAGCGGCACTCGGTGGACTGTGCGACCTCGAGGTCGTGGCCCGGCTCGCCGTGTGCGAAGGCGGTGTTGACGCCGAGGGAGCCGACACTTCCGAGCATGGCGCCCACGAGGACGGCCTTCTGAAACGTGCGCATTACTTCTCCGTTGGTCGAGCGGTTGCGATCTGCGGCAGATCGAGTGGGGGCGGCGGACAACGCCGGAGGCGGTCAGCCGATTCGGGGCAGACCCAGTGCGCCGACGGGAGGCGCCGCGACCGACCCGAGGCCGAGCCCGGGCGCCTGCGGTGTGTCCGGCGCCACCAGCGGGTTGACGAGCGGGTTCACCTGCGGGTTCACCGACGGGTTCACCTGCGGGGCGACCTTCGGCGGACCGTCCGCGGCGCCGAAGGTCTGGGGCATGGCGACCTGCGGGGCGACCCGCGGCATGACCTCCGGCGCGGACTGCGGGCTGACCTGCGGCATGACCTGCGCCGGCTGCTGGGGGGCGGGGGCCGGCTGCGGGGCGGCCGGCGGGTCGTACGCCGGCGAGTTCGAGGCCTGCGCGGAGCCGCCCGACGAGGCCGAGGCCACGGCGTAACCGGTCGGCTGCTGCGGCGGCGGAGGAGGAGGCGGAGCCTGCATCATCGGCGGGGCGTACGGCTGCGGGGCGACCTGTGCGTAGCCGCGCGAGTGGGACGCCGCCTCGGCCATCGGGCCGCTCGGCGGGGGCGGTGCGTACTGGGGCACGTACTGGGGCGGCCCGTACTGCGGCCCGTACTGCGGCGCGTACTGCGGTGGCGCGTACTGCGGCGCGTACTGCGGTGGCGCGTACTGGGGCGCCGCGTACTGCGGTGCGGGGTACTCGGGAGCCGACATTGGAGCGGCACCGTATCCGACGGGAGCGTCGGCATGGCTGACGCCGGCGCCGATGGCGGTCAGACCGCCGGCCGCTGCTGCGACGACAGCGGCCTTGTGAAGCTTGCGCATGGAACCCTCGGCCCTTCGAAACCTGAACAGGAAATCCGTTGTATTCAGTGGCAGTCTCACGTGCGCCCAGTCCGATATTCGTACTGCACCTTTGTGGGGTAACTACCGGGCCACACAAGGACTCACGCCGGAGCCGGCAGCGAATTCCGTAACCCCTCCGTGATCCATGATCGCTGCCCTCTCCCAGCTGGCAACGACTTTTCCCCCGCCCCGGTCACGGGACTTGAAAGCCCGTCACCCATTTGCCATTGACAGCCGGTCGCCCCGGAGCATGATTGCAGAGGAGTTCGGAACCCGGCGGCGCGGCGCACAACACCTCGGGCAAATGGGTGATCAGGGCCCGGAACACCGTATCCACAGCCCCACTTCCGTCGTTCCCACTGGGCCAGAGCGATGGTCCGTCGCAACCGCACCGCACCCGCACAGGGCAGCAAGAACAGCAACAACTGCACTGGCTCACCAGAATTTTGAATCGTTCCGTGCACAGGTCAATGAAGGGCCGAGGGTTTCATGCGCAAGCTCCAGCAAGTCGCGCTCATCGTCGCAGCAGCCGGCGGTTTGTCCGCCGTCGGCGCCGGCCCCAGCACCGCTGCTCCGGCCTACAACGGCGGTTATCCGCCCCCCGCTTCACAGCCGGACGCCCAGGCCTCCTCGGCCAGCTCCGCGGGGGCCACCGCGCAGAGCTACGGCCCGCAGCAGGCGGCTCCGCCGCAGCGGGGTGCCGAGGTCACCCCGGAGATCAACCCAACCCTGAGCCCCTCTCTCAGCCCGCAGATCTCCCCGCAGGCGACCCCGGGGCAGGGCGGCGACTCGCTCCAGAGCAACCTCTTCCGCCCGTCCCAGGAGTGCAGCCCGCAGTCCCTGTTGGGCGCGAACGTCCCGGTCGCCCTGCTCGCCGCCGCCGACACCCATGGGATCGAGTGCAGCCAGGGCAACACGCAGTCGAACGCCCTTGCCCACTCCGGGCATTAGAGCCGCCCGACAACCGAGCACCGACGCCCGACGGGCCCTTCGAGGAGCACTCGAAGGGCCCGTGTGCATGCGATGCGGCTTTCGGGTGCTTTTGCCAATAGATCATGAACTCGGCGCGTCGCTGTCCGCTTTGGGGTATTTCCTATTAATCTCCGGTAACTGTAAGAAGGCGATCAACTACAGATCGCAACCACTTCACTCCACCGGAGATGGACATGCACAAGCTTCGTAAGGCCGCCGTCCTGGTCGCCGCCATCGGCAGCATCGCACTCGTCGGCGGCACCGCGCACGCCGGCGGCCAGGAGGGCGGCGGCAAGGGCGGCGACAGCGGTGGCCGCTTCAGCGTCCTGCAGAGCTCCAACTGCAAGTCGCACGACCTGAACCTGGACGTCCTCGGCGAGGTCGGCATCCTCAACGGCCTGCTGGGCAACGCGCTCAACGGCGAGGGCGACCCGGGTGCCCAGGCCACCCACATCGGCTCGACGATGGGCTGCAACAACAGCGCCTTCTGAGCCCACCGCCGCAGAGGCGGCGAGAGCGGGAAATGATCCCGGCACCGAGCTTCAGGCTCGGTGCCGGGACTCTTTTTTGTGGGCCGTTTTTGCGTTCCGTTCAGCATTCAGAATGATAATTGAGCATTCAGAGTGAAGAGAATTACGAATTCGGCGCGTCGCTGTTTGTCTACGCATATTTCCTATTACCGTCCATAACTGTTCGAAGTCGATCTCTCACGGATCGCATCCACAACACTTCCACCGGAGTAGACATGCACAAGCTGCGCAAGGCCGCCGTCCTGGTCGCCGCCCTCGGGAGCATCGGGCTCGTGAGCGCCGGCGCCGCCCACGCCGACCAGAGCTTTGGCGGGGGCAAGGGAGGCGGCGGAAGCCGCTTCAGCGTCCTGCAGAGCACGACCTGCAGGTCCCACGATCTCAACGCCGACGTCCTCGGCGAGGTCGGCATCCTCAACGGCCTGGGCGGCAACCTGCTGAACGGCGAGGGCAACGCCGGTGCGCAGGAGTCGCAGCTCGGCTCGAACATGGGCTGCAACAACAGCGTCGGCAAGTAAGCGAGCAAGCAGGTAGGCAGAACCCCTTCCCCGGTGTCCCGGCCGCGAGGC
The genomic region above belongs to Streptomyces sp. CG1 and contains:
- a CDS encoding dynamin family protein, which gives rise to MVTLDVRPQLLDTLSALRDRVAATRFPLPLPGAARARANRDELLAQLDDYLVPRLREPEAPLLAVVGGSTGAGKSTLVNSLVGRRVSEAGVLRPTTRTPVLVCHPEDHHWFSAMRVLPELTRVWSAQQDPADDLLLPARAEPMRVLRIETAETLPRGLALLDAPDIDSLIADNRVLAAELICAADIWIMVTTATRYADAVPWHLLRTAKEYDATLVTVLDRVPHQVVAEVSRQYGALLTKAGLGDVPRFTVPELPESAWGAGLLPATAVASLKNWLVHHAQDAAARQQVMARTAYGLLDSLQSRMPELASAAAAQYAAALRLTSAVDAAYDTEHARVRGRLESGAVLAGDALKRWRAFPLDCTPGELLDALVESLGALLLCSVTAADERIDEAWRHEPAAGAPGLAARGLSLETAEHRIGLAVRRWRREMEEYAEDEVRVLERTSAPDPEIVAAVVATALLGGRRARNASEGLASRMGAQGALRLRERAGRLLTEYVDRVMNAERERRLAALESLDVQPAPQAELIAALSVLQKER
- a CDS encoding D-2-hydroxyacid dehydrogenase family protein, yielding MRLRCAVLDDFQGVATELADWSALEGEVEVFSLREHLDGEDALTAALADCDIVVTLRERVAFPGSLFARLPRLKLLIASGMRNTVIDYAAAQAHGVTVCGTQSSGIPPAELTWALLLGLARGIVEESTALRTNGPWQSTVGADLHGARLGVLGLGRIGGQVARVGLAFGMRVSAWSPRLTKERAAEHGVELAVSKEELLTDSDFVTVQVPGGDGTRGLIGAAELALMKPTAYLINTARASVVDQDALLAALHAGRIAGAGVDVFDIEPLPVGHPMRTAPRLLATPHLGYVSHANYTTYYRQAVENIQAYLAGSPIRLLP
- a CDS encoding glycosyltransferase, with amino-acid sequence MRVLHIITGLSAGGAEQQLRQLLRHLPTEVECDVVALTSPGAVADGLRADGVRVRHLGMGGSRDLGALPRLTKLIRTGGYDVVHTHLYRACLYGRIAARLAGVRAVVASEHSLLEDSVEGRRATRGVRALYLLGERLGRVTVAVSPTVAGTLQRWGVPGSRIRVIPVGFDPDLFRFDEVRRKRARMHYGLPEDAFVVGAVGRQISGKRFDVLVQALPHLPAETRLLLVGDGPEHTALGRIAQELGVAGQVVMTGERPYLPDSRDGAPGIPDLMFAMDVLAGPSLVETYGMAAMEALATGLPVLYTTAPALSGLPPGSVPSALRVTGGAEEYARELLRLHAAGPGERTVPEVVRHNSIQNIARQTSRLYTEVLSDSTRK
- a CDS encoding lipopolysaccharide biosynthesis protein codes for the protein MTDTAPRSAGLPRRVLARVKRLPVQLLLPAGALLGAVAGGVYGTVQTPQYTATSDVVAVPDKHGFVDSHAALGFAQAYGRLATQLAVLGDAQTRAGVPVATLRRSVQSATSPDAPMVSISATSRHADLAADIANAVAGSLTRYADRSLRNTGVRLVRFSPALKSTQPSSASRGLTALVGAGTGGLLGGLALLVRPRRITGYDAAAGASVPAPAHSGNVQEQLG
- a CDS encoding sugar transferase, which translates into the protein MLDVVLSALLLIAFLPLMALIGVAVAVSSAGPVIYRQARDGMGQRSFTMLKFRTMHHNSTVDVAALLLADGSEMSICTKPRHDPRITPVGRFLRKTSLDELPQLINVLRGDMSLVGPRPNVRPENQLLRPEQRARRLSVKPGMTGLWQVSGRSSTTADEAIRLDLRYVAQWSLHLDLLILLRTLPAVLRTSNAR
- a CDS encoding glycosyltransferase family 4 protein translates to MHGDPGRAAKDGGRPTVLHVAEAWGGGVQTAVRDYVRSVPEVRHLLLMSERADCQVADTDALFDGVWRMPPGHVARVREVGRLFRELRPDVVHAHSSLAGGYVRLAPAVPTDRIVYTPHCYAMERGDLARYAAAAVQTVERVLSRRTGTVAGVSPREVELARSLRKRQRAIHVPNLVPCQETATALPSKPGTEPEVRTGDTGLPPRTVAAVGRLCPQKDPAFFAEAAAEGRRLMPSSNWFWLGGGESVHRERLEQAGVTVTGWLDHLSLQRLLAQANVYAHTALWEGAPMTLLEAVGLGRPVVARRIPALESLGLTGLVDTPLDLAAAAVAVLTHGPGEKTGARLDQLFAEHTPERQRMMLRYAYGQ